A section of the Oncorhynchus tshawytscha isolate Ot180627B linkage group LG09, Otsh_v2.0, whole genome shotgun sequence genome encodes:
- the LOC112258015 gene encoding serine/arginine-rich splicing factor 7-like, whose product MSHSSSRGSSRNTDCKVYVGDLGNGAAKGELERAFSYYGPLRSVWVARNPPGFAFVEYEDPRDAEDATKGMDGKVLCGSRIRVELSTGMSRKSRYGRPSRRHFDPNDRCYQCGESGHYAYDCSRFSKRGGGRRRSRSRSRSRSRSRGRRYRSRSRSNDRDRRNRSPSYSKRRSRSGSPARSKSRSPVCRSRTPVRRSRTPVRRSVSRSRSRSHSRSVSRPRARSVSRSRSRSRSATTKKKSRSRSPSQRKSPIPDAD is encoded by the exons ATGTCCCACTCGTCATCACGTGGCTCCTCGCGCAACACTGACTGCAAGGTCTATGTGGGTGACTTAGGCAACGGGGCTGCTAAGGGGGAGTTGGAGCGGGCGTTCAGCTACTATGGACCTCTGCGCAGCGTCTGGGTGGCCAGGAACCCTCCTGGCTTTGCCTTCGTCGAGTACGAAGATCCCAGAGATGCTGAGGATGCGACGAAGGGCATGGATGGCAA AGTGCTCTGTGGTTCTCGCATAAGAGTGGAGTTGTCAACTGGCATGTCTCGCAAGTCACGCTACGGCCGTCCCAGCCGTCGGCACTTCGACCCCAATGACCGCTGCTACCAATGTGGCGAGAGTGGCCATTATGCATATGACTGCTCTCGCTTTAGCAAGAGGGGAGGAGGCCGTCGCCGCAGCAG GTCCCGCTCACGATCTCGCTCAAGGTCCAGGGGAAGGCGTTACCGCTCACGCAGCCGAAGCAACGACCGTGACCG GCGTAATAGATCCCCATCATACTCAAAGCGCAGAAGCAG ATCTGGGTCCCCAGCACGTTCCAAGTCCAGAAGTCCAGTGTGCAGATCCAGGACCCCAGTCCGTCGGTCCAGGACTCCAGTGCGCAGATCAGTAAG TCGCTCCCGTTCTCGCTCCCATTCCCGGTCAGTGTCCCGCCCCAGGGCGCGGAGCGTCTCCAGATCTCGCTCCAGGTCCCGCTCGGCCACCACCAAGAAGAAGAG CCGATCCAGGTCTCCCAGCCAGAGGAAAAGCCCCATACCTGATGCTGACTGA